From a single Candidatus Hydrogenedentota bacterium genomic region:
- a CDS encoding GGDEF domain-containing protein: MAQRSRARLGGDYQSLHRQNQVLARQVDQLSMLREIGLVINRSLELAQTLPDIAHVVQGTLEVRRLTIFELDEGQNRLRPVIAKYGDDLITADRLEEESALFRGTPFEEALHSGAVVLVHEQHRREAYIPLMAEYSPLGVMLLQEPRDGEPFAPEDRAFFYQLGAQVALAVNNAKLYAMAVTDGLTGLYVRRYFELRMQEEFDQARRYGRCFSLLMFDIDHFKKFNDMHGHQTGDAVLRAFAQLLRRNTRRADICCRYGGEEMAVILPETGLEEAALLAGKLRANIETTAFESAEGAPLSVTASVGVAAFEEFLQGPEDVVRAADKALYLAKERGRNRVELAVNRVAEEE; this comes from the coding sequence ATGGCGCAACGATCCAGAGCGCGTCTGGGCGGCGATTACCAGTCGCTGCACCGGCAGAACCAGGTGCTCGCGCGCCAGGTGGACCAGCTTTCCATGCTGCGCGAGATAGGCCTCGTCATCAACCGCTCGCTCGAACTCGCCCAAACCCTGCCGGACATCGCTCACGTCGTTCAAGGGACCCTCGAGGTGCGGCGCCTGACGATATTCGAACTCGACGAGGGGCAGAACCGGCTGCGCCCGGTCATTGCGAAGTACGGCGATGACCTGATTACGGCGGACCGGCTCGAGGAGGAATCCGCGCTGTTCCGGGGCACGCCATTCGAGGAGGCCCTGCATTCCGGGGCCGTTGTGCTTGTGCATGAACAGCACCGGCGCGAGGCCTACATCCCGCTCATGGCCGAGTACAGTCCGCTGGGCGTGATGCTGCTCCAGGAACCGCGCGACGGCGAACCGTTTGCTCCCGAAGACCGCGCCTTCTTCTATCAGTTGGGTGCGCAAGTCGCGCTGGCCGTCAACAACGCGAAGTTGTACGCCATGGCGGTGACGGACGGGCTGACCGGTTTGTACGTGCGCCGCTATTTCGAACTGCGCATGCAGGAGGAATTCGACCAGGCCCGGCGCTATGGCCGCTGTTTTTCGCTGTTAATGTTTGACATCGACCATTTCAAGAAGTTCAATGACATGCACGGACACCAGACCGGCGACGCCGTTCTGCGGGCCTTCGCCCAACTGCTCCGCCGCAACACGCGCCGCGCGGACATCTGTTGCCGCTACGGCGGCGAGGAAATGGCGGTAATCCTGCCCGAGACGGGGCTCGAAGAAGCCGCCCTTCTCGCCGGGAAACTGCGTGCTAATATCGAGACAACGGCCTTTGAAAGCGCGGAAGGCGCGCCGCTGTCGGTTACAGCCAGCGTGGGCGTTGCGGCGTTCGAAGAGTTTTTGCAGGGGCCGGAGGACGTGGTGCGCGCGGCGGACAAGGCCCTGTACCTGGCAAAGGAGCGCGGCCGCAACCGGGTTGAACTCGCCGTTAACCGCGTTGCCGAAGAGGAATAG
- a CDS encoding TerB family tellurite resistance protein — MLSKLRALLSAQPSGTSPSGLDATQVAVCVLLLEAAVSDEDFTEAEHALVRRVLRQRFQLAPEAVEQVIAEAREAQRESYDLWQFTHEINESHTQAEKVAIMEDIWRVLYSDGHLDGDEDHLAHKLRHLLNLSHPQFIAAKMTVLREVRGE; from the coding sequence ATGCTGTCCAAATTGCGCGCATTGCTGTCGGCGCAGCCTTCGGGAACCTCACCATCGGGCCTGGACGCCACGCAGGTGGCGGTGTGTGTGCTGCTGCTGGAAGCGGCGGTATCCGATGAGGATTTCACGGAAGCGGAACATGCCTTGGTCCGCCGCGTGCTGCGGCAGCGGTTTCAGCTGGCGCCGGAGGCGGTGGAACAGGTGATTGCCGAGGCCCGGGAAGCGCAGCGCGAGAGCTATGACCTGTGGCAGTTCACGCACGAAATAAACGAATCGCACACGCAAGCCGAAAAAGTCGCGATCATGGAAGACATCTGGCGCGTCCTTTATTCGGACGGACATCTGGACGGAGACGAAGACCACCTGGCCCACAAGCTGCGCCATCTGCTGAACTTGAGCCACCCGCAGTTCATTGCCGCGAAGATGACCGTATTGCGCGAAGTGCGCGGTGAATGA
- the flgL gene encoding flagellar hook-associated protein FlgL: MPFIRVTQGIVMSQILSDLNRQTRRLLDLERQLSTGQRVNTPSDDPLAARRAIAAQSEITANEQFIASMTSARPLLADTEFALRTTLDYIQRANELTLQGLNSTNTQEQRDQIANEVNQLIEGVLQQANSFSSGRYLFGGTRTLSEPFEATRDANGEITAVTYAGNDEDIEIEISEGIRMPINITGLDAFAPGSPSSVDILQALVQIRDNLRAGDSGALETRLGELEQAQNQVLVTVSRVGAVQRRLEDVNANLDEINVQLRGVISDNIDADLAEVLVNLNSQTNAYQAALNAAGRIIQPSLLDFLG; encoded by the coding sequence ATGCCGTTCATTCGCGTCACCCAGGGCATCGTGATGAGCCAGATCCTGTCCGACCTGAACCGCCAGACACGGCGCCTGTTGGACCTCGAACGGCAGCTCTCGACTGGTCAGCGTGTGAATACCCCTTCGGATGACCCGCTCGCGGCGCGGCGCGCCATCGCAGCGCAATCGGAAATCACGGCGAATGAGCAGTTCATCGCCAGCATGACGTCGGCCCGGCCCCTGCTCGCGGATACCGAGTTCGCGTTGCGCACCACCCTGGACTACATCCAGCGCGCAAATGAACTGACCCTTCAAGGGCTCAATTCCACGAATACGCAGGAACAACGCGACCAGATCGCAAACGAGGTGAACCAGCTCATCGAAGGCGTCCTGCAGCAGGCGAACAGCTTCAGTTCGGGCCGCTACCTTTTCGGCGGCACGCGCACGCTTTCGGAGCCGTTTGAAGCCACGCGCGACGCGAACGGCGAGATCACGGCCGTGACCTATGCCGGCAATGACGAGGATATCGAGATTGAGATCTCCGAGGGCATACGCATGCCCATCAACATCACGGGGCTGGACGCCTTTGCGCCGGGTTCGCCTTCGAGCGTTGACATCCTCCAGGCGCTCGTCCAGATTCGGGACAACCTGCGCGCCGGAGATTCGGGCGCGCTCGAGACGCGGCTCGGAGAACTCGAACAGGCTCAAAACCAGGTCCTCGTGACGGTTTCCCGCGTCGGCGCCGTGCAGCGGCGTCTCGAGGACGTGAACGCCAACCTCGACGAAATCAACGTGCAATTGCGCGGGGTCATCTCCGACAACATCGACGCTGACCTTGCCGAAGTGCTCGTCAACCTGAATTCGCAAACCAATGCATATCAGGCCGCGCTGAACGCCGCGGGGCGCATCATCCAGCCGAGTCTCCTCGATTTTCTTGGCTAA
- the flgN gene encoding flagellar export chaperone FlgN: MINIAAILERLCAHCDEEAERQETVLQVCRAQLCAARAHDIEQLEAKTAALLLLIQETVEAEKTRIALLRDVVGHYQLSKEKQTLTELIVVAPEPWSSRLREFQTRLRSALEETRRVTRENRMVVRRSLNVLNRAMEAAFKTADGARGVYDARGEQRRGAAEQPTVLDRRG; encoded by the coding sequence ATGATAAACATCGCCGCAATCCTCGAGAGACTCTGCGCGCACTGCGACGAAGAGGCCGAACGCCAGGAAACCGTGCTGCAAGTGTGCCGCGCGCAACTCTGCGCCGCGAGGGCGCACGATATCGAACAACTCGAAGCCAAGACCGCCGCGCTGCTCCTGCTCATCCAGGAGACGGTCGAGGCGGAAAAGACGCGCATCGCATTGCTGCGCGACGTAGTCGGCCACTACCAGCTCTCAAAAGAAAAACAGACGCTCACGGAACTTATAGTGGTCGCGCCGGAGCCGTGGTCCTCGCGGCTGCGCGAGTTTCAGACGCGCCTGCGCTCCGCACTCGAAGAGACGCGCCGCGTAACGCGCGAAAACCGCATGGTCGTGCGGCGGTCGCTCAATGTGCTGAACCGCGCGATGGAAGCGGCGTTCAAGACAGCGGACGGCGCGCGCGGCGTCTATGACGCCCGCGGCGAACAGCGGCGCGGCGCCGCGGAACAACCGACCGTTCTTGACCGCCGCGGGTAG
- a CDS encoding rod-binding protein translates to MLYVNPLETGYGARVDAALKGAAREGRAVEEFERFFLYTLLREMRRTVPRDDLWGDSQARQVAEDMLDDVLAGEMAKSGQMGLGKQIQEQLRQQAEATVTRPLEASGKGIALRAVRAEIPLHDEVRGVGIEPEKRSSGAAGLPINHAGIPLRGQE, encoded by the coding sequence ATGCTCTACGTGAATCCGCTCGAAACCGGTTACGGCGCGCGCGTGGACGCCGCACTGAAAGGCGCGGCCCGCGAGGGCCGGGCCGTTGAGGAGTTCGAGCGGTTCTTTCTCTATACGCTGCTGCGTGAAATGCGCCGCACGGTGCCGCGTGATGACTTGTGGGGCGACAGTCAGGCCCGGCAGGTCGCGGAAGACATGTTGGATGACGTCTTGGCCGGGGAAATGGCCAAGTCGGGGCAGATGGGCCTCGGCAAGCAGATCCAGGAACAATTGCGCCAGCAGGCCGAAGCCACGGTGACGCGCCCCTTGGAGGCAAGCGGCAAAGGCATTGCGTTGCGCGCGGTCCGGGCCGAAATTCCCCTCCACGACGAGGTCCGGGGCGTTGGAATCGAACCGGAAAAACGTTCAAGCGGCGCGGCGGGCCTGCCGATAAACCATGCAGGAATTCCGCTGCGCGGGCAGGAGTGA
- a CDS encoding flagellar basal body P-ring protein FlgI: MTRKPKNATWATPGLSIGAIALVAVLTAAAAPAAKLRDVCEIQGAQANLLKGVGVVVGLAGTGDKASIAVKTQERILERLGVDVQDIKQMKSDNVAVVMVTTYLPAFAKQGTRLDVQVASLHDADSLEGGTLLETHLRGPGDNETVYAVAQGPISVGGFNADAGGASVRQNHVTAGRIPMGAVVECEVPATITDGERIILALKEPDFITADTIQKVLCEEYGAEAAQAYGAGTVRVTIPEAERANLVAFIASLQELDIATEPPARVVINERTGTIVVGGSVMIKPCQVAHGSLTIKIAATPVIAQPLPFTDAQAIESEVIDMEAEQIEASLMPVEGTSAGEVAEALNKLKVTPRDMISIFQALREAGALQADLETM; this comes from the coding sequence ATGACACGAAAACCAAAGAACGCAACCTGGGCCACGCCGGGCCTCAGCATCGGCGCAATTGCGCTTGTGGCCGTCCTGACCGCCGCCGCGGCGCCCGCGGCGAAACTGCGCGACGTCTGCGAGATTCAGGGAGCACAGGCAAACCTGCTGAAGGGTGTGGGCGTCGTCGTAGGCCTTGCGGGCACGGGCGACAAGGCTTCCATCGCGGTGAAAACCCAGGAGCGCATTCTTGAACGGCTCGGCGTCGACGTCCAGGACATCAAGCAGATGAAGTCCGACAACGTCGCCGTCGTCATGGTCACCACCTACTTGCCCGCATTCGCGAAACAGGGCACGCGCCTCGACGTGCAGGTCGCCTCGCTGCATGACGCGGACAGCCTCGAGGGCGGCACGCTCCTCGAAACGCACCTGCGCGGCCCGGGCGACAATGAGACGGTCTACGCGGTCGCGCAAGGGCCCATATCCGTCGGCGGTTTCAATGCGGACGCGGGCGGCGCCAGCGTGCGCCAAAACCACGTGACCGCGGGCCGCATCCCCATGGGCGCGGTGGTCGAATGCGAGGTGCCCGCGACCATTACCGACGGGGAACGGATCATCCTCGCGCTCAAAGAGCCCGACTTCATAACCGCGGACACCATCCAGAAAGTCTTGTGCGAAGAATACGGTGCGGAGGCCGCGCAGGCCTACGGGGCCGGCACGGTGCGCGTAACCATTCCAGAGGCGGAGCGCGCGAACCTCGTCGCGTTCATCGCGTCATTGCAGGAACTGGACATAGCGACGGAGCCGCCCGCGCGCGTGGTGATCAATGAACGCACGGGCACGATCGTGGTCGGCGGCAGTGTCATGATCAAGCCGTGCCAGGTGGCGCACGGCAGTCTTACGATCAAGATAGCAGCCACGCCGGTTATCGCACAGCCCCTGCCCTTCACCGACGCACAGGCCATCGAATCCGAGGTCATCGACATGGAAGCGGAACAGATCGAGGCCAGCCTGATGCCCGTCGAGGGCACTTCGGCGGGCGAGGTGGCCGAGGCTCTGAACAAGCTCAAGGTGACGCCCCGCGACATGATTTCCATCTTCCAGGCGCTGCGCGAGGCGGGCGCGCTCCAAGCCGACCTGGAGACCATGTAA
- a CDS encoding flagellar basal body L-ring protein FlgH, translating into MKCCVRMRASLAAVLVLAAAVAAWSDSLFDQKAQQAGTLAAEPKAKFKPGDIITVLVREETSASTRVDTRTRKESDVESQADTGSNTFLVGGPDSDTNGIINPGELPNWDIEAENEHRARGETRRTNEFVTTIACTVMEVMPNDNLALQGEKRITTNREDSLFIVRGIVRAKDVTPQNTVLSTQMANATVELKGKGNLWNSDRRGLITRFLDWFSPF; encoded by the coding sequence ATGAAGTGCTGTGTGAGGATGCGCGCCAGCCTCGCGGCCGTGCTGGTCTTGGCCGCGGCCGTGGCCGCCTGGAGCGACTCGCTCTTTGACCAGAAAGCCCAGCAGGCAGGCACGCTGGCCGCCGAGCCAAAGGCGAAATTCAAGCCTGGCGACATCATCACCGTGCTCGTGCGCGAGGAGACGTCAGCCAGCACGCGCGTCGACACGCGCACGCGCAAGGAATCGGACGTCGAGAGCCAGGCAGACACCGGCTCAAATACGTTCCTGGTCGGCGGGCCGGACAGCGACACAAACGGCATCATAAATCCGGGCGAACTGCCCAACTGGGATATCGAGGCGGAGAACGAGCACCGCGCGCGCGGCGAAACACGCCGCACCAACGAATTCGTTACCACTATCGCCTGCACGGTGATGGAAGTGATGCCAAACGACAACCTGGCGCTCCAGGGTGAGAAACGGATCACAACGAATCGGGAAGACTCGTTGTTCATCGTACGCGGCATCGTGCGCGCAAAAGATGTAACGCCGCAGAACACGGTGCTTTCAACGCAGATGGCCAACGCAACGGTGGAACTCAAAGGGAAGGGCAACCTGTGGAACAGCGATCGCCGCGGGCTGATAACGCGCTTCCTGGACTGGTTCTCGCCGTTCTGA
- the flgA gene encoding flagellar basal body P-ring formation protein FlgA, with amino-acid sequence MNAMHSRAGISLLLGACLMAAAGADTLVLKDEAYVRGPKVLLGEVAQIEGELAPVLAGIELGTAPLPGDSKRVYAALVEARIRDAGLATDGIEVLGAPSVKATTLYLEITRDMIAGSLREFIETSMPWDPVDAIIDVVPATGDFRIPDGDVAFNWMPNPQYRYVGPGMFRGEILVDGEVQKRLTVKASVEAYGEVVVAATDIPRGSPITASQLEVEKRSLAEVEAGTYTEPAQLEGYIARTTIFPGQEITKRNVQPRVLVRRNQVVAVEMQSGGLRVQTQARALTAGAAGDTVLCANLNSDGEFQGVVRRDGVVVVP; translated from the coding sequence ATGAACGCCATGCACAGCAGAGCGGGCATAAGTCTTCTTCTCGGCGCGTGTCTCATGGCCGCGGCCGGCGCGGATACGCTCGTGCTCAAAGACGAAGCCTATGTGCGCGGGCCGAAGGTCCTCCTGGGCGAGGTGGCGCAAATCGAGGGCGAACTCGCGCCGGTGTTGGCCGGCATCGAACTCGGCACGGCGCCCCTGCCTGGCGACTCCAAGCGGGTGTACGCGGCGCTGGTCGAGGCGCGCATCCGTGACGCGGGCCTCGCAACGGACGGCATTGAGGTGCTCGGCGCGCCCAGCGTGAAGGCGACCACGCTCTATCTCGAAATCACGCGCGACATGATCGCGGGTTCGCTGCGCGAGTTCATCGAGACTTCCATGCCGTGGGACCCAGTGGACGCGATTATCGATGTGGTGCCCGCGACCGGCGATTTCCGGATTCCCGACGGCGATGTCGCCTTCAATTGGATGCCGAACCCCCAGTACCGTTACGTCGGACCGGGTATGTTCCGGGGCGAAATCCTCGTCGACGGCGAGGTCCAGAAACGGTTGACGGTCAAGGCTTCCGTGGAAGCGTACGGCGAAGTGGTCGTGGCCGCAACGGATATCCCGCGGGGCTCGCCCATCACCGCGTCGCAGCTCGAGGTGGAGAAACGATCCCTGGCAGAGGTGGAAGCGGGCACGTATACCGAACCGGCGCAGCTCGAGGGATATATCGCGCGCACGACCATCTTTCCAGGTCAAGAGATAACGAAACGCAACGTGCAGCCGCGCGTCCTCGTGCGGCGCAATCAAGTCGTTGCCGTCGAGATGCAGTCGGGCGGGTTGCGCGTGCAGACGCAGGCGCGCGCCCTGACGGCGGGCGCCGCGGGCGACACGGTTTTGTGCGCCAATCTGAATTCGGACGGCGAATTCCAGGGTGTCGTGCGCCGGGACGGCGTGGTCGTCGTGCCCTGA
- the flgG gene encoding flagellar basal-body rod protein FlgG, with protein MIRALFTAATGMIGQQLHVDTIANNLANVNTTGFKKSRVNFQDLIYETIRPAGNETAAGVTLPEGIQVGHGVRPSAISKLFTPGAAIQTGQPLDLYIEGDGFFQIEMPDGTIAYTRDGSFKINQEGTILTADGFELSPAISIPTDAELVTVSSDGNISVRVPGDSSPQALGQLELARFSNSAGLDARLGRNLLLETEASGAPTTGTPGLDGLGNIAQGFLENSNVQVVEEILQLIIAQRAYEANSRVITTSDEMLQVANQIRR; from the coding sequence ATGATTCGCGCCTTATTCACCGCGGCCACGGGCATGATCGGGCAGCAATTGCACGTGGATACCATCGCGAACAACCTGGCGAACGTCAACACGACCGGGTTCAAGAAGAGCCGGGTCAATTTTCAGGACCTTATCTACGAGACCATCCGCCCCGCGGGCAACGAGACGGCCGCGGGCGTAACCCTCCCGGAGGGCATCCAAGTTGGACACGGCGTGCGCCCGAGCGCCATCTCGAAGCTCTTCACGCCGGGCGCCGCCATCCAGACGGGTCAACCGCTGGACCTCTACATCGAGGGCGACGGCTTCTTCCAGATCGAGATGCCGGACGGCACCATCGCCTACACGCGCGACGGCTCCTTCAAAATCAATCAGGAGGGGACCATCCTCACCGCGGACGGTTTCGAGCTTTCGCCCGCTATCAGCATTCCGACAGACGCCGAACTCGTCACTGTCTCCAGCGACGGCAACATATCCGTGCGCGTGCCCGGCGACAGTTCGCCGCAGGCGCTTGGCCAGCTTGAACTGGCCCGGTTTTCGAATTCCGCCGGTCTCGACGCGCGGCTGGGCCGCAATCTCCTGCTGGAAACGGAGGCTTCCGGCGCGCCGACCACCGGCACGCCGGGACTGGACGGTCTCGGCAACATTGCGCAAGGGTTTCTGGAGAACTCGAACGTGCAGGTGGTCGAAGAAATCCTGCAATTGATCATTGCGCAGCGCGCGTACGAGGCAAACTCGCGCGTAATCACGACTTCGGATGAAATGCTTCAAGTAGCCAACCAGATCCGGCGATAA
- the flgF gene encoding flagellar basal-body rod protein FlgF → MIPGLYTSANGMMALEESQAAIANNIANVSTNGFRRHQPVLMGFYEVFSNTLSSPAALQLQRAPGGGVRVAETFTGLAHGTMQDTGDPLHLAIDGDGFFAVETPRGVRYTRDGNFTADPEGDLATSDGYKVLSVEGQPMDVRGRKIVVNGDGQVSVDGVRAGHIQVAAFEEPRQLLREGENLFAAPEGVLLATANADGTVVHQGRLESSNVNLSLEMTNMLLGLRAYEANQRAIHAADDTLSQLIDRVAMP, encoded by the coding sequence ATGATACCAGGCTTGTACACGTCGGCGAATGGAATGATGGCCCTGGAAGAGAGTCAGGCCGCCATCGCCAACAACATCGCGAACGTGTCCACGAACGGATTCCGCCGGCATCAGCCGGTCTTGATGGGCTTCTACGAGGTCTTCTCGAACACGCTTAGCTCCCCAGCCGCACTGCAATTGCAGCGCGCGCCGGGCGGCGGGGTGCGCGTTGCGGAAACGTTCACCGGTCTCGCGCACGGCACAATGCAGGATACCGGCGACCCGCTGCACCTCGCCATCGATGGAGACGGCTTCTTCGCCGTCGAGACGCCGCGCGGCGTGCGATACACGCGGGACGGCAACTTCACGGCCGACCCCGAGGGGGACCTGGCCACCAGCGACGGCTACAAGGTGCTGAGCGTCGAGGGCCAGCCGATGGACGTGAGGGGCAGGAAGATCGTGGTCAATGGTGACGGGCAGGTCTCAGTGGACGGCGTGCGCGCGGGCCATATTCAGGTAGCCGCCTTCGAGGAGCCGCGGCAGTTGCTCCGGGAAGGAGAGAATCTCTTTGCGGCGCCGGAAGGCGTGTTGCTGGCCACCGCGAACGCGGACGGCACGGTGGTGCATCAGGGCCGGCTCGAATCATCCAACGTGAACCTCTCGCTCGAAATGACGAACATGCTGCTCGGCCTGCGGGCCTACGAGGCCAATCAGCGGGCCATCCACGCGGCGGACGATACCCTTTCTCAACTTATCGACCGGGTAGCCATGCCCTGA
- a CDS encoding 5-formyltetrahydrofolate cyclo-ligase, whose product MTGKDRIRADFLAARRALLPKTAREHSRAIVARVCSLPEFAAAQAILTYVASKDNEVETRGLIEALLADARPVWVPLARGSSVLVWSRLLALDELAPGRFGILEPRPECRRILDLPRDAMALVPGIAFSAAGQRIGYGGGYFDRFLSRFTGTAAGLAYECQIAPSWAVDAHDVPVAMVVTERRVLRARPVAGL is encoded by the coding sequence ATGACCGGAAAAGACCGGATACGGGCCGATTTTCTCGCGGCGCGGCGGGCCCTGCTCCCGAAAACCGCCAGGGAGCACAGCAGGGCTATTGTCGCGCGCGTTTGTTCCCTTCCCGAGTTTGCCGCGGCCCAAGCCATATTGACCTACGTGGCCTCGAAAGACAACGAAGTCGAGACCCGTGGCCTGATTGAGGCGCTGCTGGCGGACGCGAGGCCCGTCTGGGTCCCCCTTGCGCGCGGGAGCAGCGTCCTGGTCTGGTCGCGCTTGCTGGCGCTGGACGAACTTGCGCCGGGCCGCTTTGGAATCCTCGAGCCGCGGCCCGAGTGCAGGCGCATCCTGGACCTGCCCCGGGATGCGATGGCCCTCGTGCCTGGAATTGCGTTTTCCGCGGCCGGCCAGCGCATCGGTTACGGCGGCGGCTACTTCGACCGGTTCTTGAGCCGGTTCACGGGGACCGCGGCCGGCCTCGCCTACGAATGCCAGATCGCCCCTTCCTGGGCCGTGGATGCCCACGACGTGCCCGTGGCCATGGTGGTCACGGAACGGCGCGTGCTCCGCGCGCGACCCGTTGCCGGCCTATGA
- a CDS encoding trypsin-like peptidase domain-containing protein gives MARGAGACLGRACCCVLAALACVPAVATGQDDITQSRRNAIVGAIETAAPAVVTISVVDIRTEHVYDPMFEEFYRNFGFFGAAPMVRRRAVEAVGTGFFIDDAGHILTNYHVIQGADYGTVTLPDGRVVDFEYVGGDERTDLAVLRAEGKDFPFVRLGNSDNLLVGEWVIAIGNPFGLLMRDPMPSVSVGVVSALHRRVRREVGGGDRLYQGMIQTDAAINPGNSGGPLVNATGEAIGVNTMIFSSSGGNEGLGFAIPMNRANRVARELIDYGRRRDPWLGFHGEAVNALKEHSLRRLGVQAESGVIVAEIRRDAPAYEAGLRLGDVIIEMNGEPVSHPADVDYLTWDLFVGDDVTLKADRQGQPLTLRFKVKELAPLKS, from the coding sequence ATGGCTCGGGGCGCAGGGGCGTGCCTGGGCCGCGCCTGCTGTTGCGTGCTGGCCGCGTTGGCCTGCGTCCCTGCCGTCGCGACAGGTCAGGACGACATCACGCAATCACGCCGTAACGCGATCGTGGGCGCGATCGAGACCGCCGCCCCGGCCGTGGTCACCATCAGCGTCGTGGACATCCGGACGGAACACGTTTACGACCCGATGTTCGAGGAGTTTTACCGGAATTTCGGCTTTTTCGGCGCCGCGCCGATGGTGCGCCGCCGCGCCGTCGAAGCGGTCGGGACCGGCTTCTTCATCGACGACGCCGGGCACATCCTCACCAACTATCACGTCATTCAAGGGGCCGACTACGGCACCGTCACGCTTCCGGACGGCCGTGTCGTGGATTTCGAGTACGTGGGCGGCGACGAGCGGACCGACCTCGCCGTATTGCGCGCCGAGGGCAAGGATTTCCCCTTCGTACGCCTGGGCAACTCCGACAATCTCCTGGTTGGCGAATGGGTCATCGCCATCGGCAATCCCTTCGGCCTGTTGATGCGCGACCCAATGCCGAGCGTGAGCGTGGGCGTCGTCTCCGCGCTGCACCGGCGTGTGCGCCGCGAAGTGGGCGGCGGCGACCGCCTGTATCAGGGCATGATCCAGACCGACGCCGCGATCAATCCCGGCAACAGCGGCGGGCCGCTGGTCAACGCCACGGGCGAGGCCATCGGCGTCAACACCATGATCTTCAGCAGTTCCGGCGGCAACGAGGGCCTCGGATTCGCGATCCCGATGAATCGGGCAAACCGCGTCGCGCGGGAACTAATCGATTACGGGCGACGCCGCGACCCATGGCTGGGTTTTCACGGCGAAGCGGTCAACGCGTTGAAAGAACACTCATTACGGAGGCTGGGCGTGCAGGCCGAATCGGGCGTCATCGTCGCCGAAATCCGGCGGGATGCCCCGGCCTATGAGGCCGGCCTGCGCCTTGGGGATGTCATCATCGAAATGAACGGCGAGCCCGTGTCGCATCCGGCCGACGTCGACTACCTCACATGGGATTTGTTCGTTGGCGACGACGTGACACTCAAGGCCGACCGGCAGGGACAACCCTTGACCCTTCGCTTCAAGGTCAAGGAACTGGCGCCGCTGAAATCATAG